Proteins encoded within one genomic window of Amorphoplanes friuliensis DSM 7358:
- a CDS encoding efflux RND transporter permease subunit translates to MSFLTRLSLANRGLVALIAVVITGFGIYTVPSLKQQLLPSLEFPGAFIGVVLPGASPEIMEEQVTKPIEDAVKGADGLDTITSTTREGSATIQVLFEFGTDLDNAVNQLTTSVNRIQPTLPDDVEPTIFAGSTDDIPAIILAASDGKNDQAALANRLQQTVVPELNAIEGVREVAVTGTRDQQVVIVPDRAKLGAAGVDPRSIATLLQNNGISIPAGAVTDGSRSLSVQVGTPIATVDQLKGLYLNGSKGPVRLDSVASVTQQLAAATSFTRTDGVESLGIAVTASPDGNPVNISHEVRDKLAELESASGSTLTVITDQAPFVERSIESLTTEGLLGLIMAVIVILVFLLSVRSTLVTAVSIPLSVVIALIALKLGDYSLNLLTLGALTIAVGRVVDDSIVVLENIKRHLGYGEAKTHAITAGVKEVAGAVTASTLTTVAVFAPIALVGGFVGQLFAPFAITVTVALIASLFVSLTVVPVLAYWFLSPAAGGSESEEVRKAAEEKELRSPLQRAYLPIIRWVTRSKGTRWSTVAIGVVVLIGTLGLASRLETNFLDESGQDTITVSQDLPVGTDLAATNEAAKKVEAILATRGDVKNYQVTVGNGDFNPFVGSGGASGASFNVALKDDVDAAEVSDELREQFKGMTDVGEVTIGSDSGTGFDGSALAVVVQAADQTALESATKQVQDAMAGTKDVTDVSSSLAASVPRLDVKVDRAAAAARGLTESAIGQSVAGAFRAAPAGQISIDGVSQSVVVTLGAPPKDAAALRNLPLTAPNGQVVTLDSVADVSEVDGPEEVTRIDGNRSVTVNGTATGSNLSKTTADLTARLDDLQLPPGASYEIGGVSQDQADAFADLGLAVLAAIAIVFVIMVATFRSLLQPLLLLVSIPFAATGAIALLLATGTPLGVPALIGVLMLVGIVVTNAIVLMDLINHYRQAGLGVQEAVIEGGRHRLRPILMTAIATIFALLPMALGLTGEGGFISQPLAIVVIGGLVSSTLLTLVLVPTLYTMAENTKLKARTRRERKRALKAVESSGAGGDAPKHAADEPEVVVPADDPTPASSGGAHEAPEGEPAGSPARSSADPQSGALRGYTDQFEVLKMPRRPANPPTA, encoded by the coding sequence ATGTCGTTTCTGACCAGGCTCAGTCTCGCTAACCGGGGGCTCGTCGCCCTCATCGCGGTGGTGATCACCGGCTTCGGCATCTACACGGTGCCGTCCCTCAAGCAGCAGCTGCTGCCGTCGCTCGAGTTCCCCGGCGCGTTCATCGGGGTGGTCCTGCCGGGCGCGAGCCCGGAGATCATGGAAGAGCAGGTGACCAAGCCGATCGAGGACGCCGTCAAGGGCGCCGACGGCCTGGACACCATCACCTCGACGACCCGCGAGGGCTCGGCCACGATCCAGGTCCTCTTCGAGTTCGGCACCGACCTCGACAACGCCGTCAACCAGCTGACCACCTCGGTCAACCGGATCCAGCCGACGCTGCCCGACGACGTCGAGCCGACCATCTTCGCCGGCAGCACCGACGACATCCCGGCGATCATCCTCGCCGCGTCCGACGGCAAGAACGACCAGGCGGCGCTGGCCAACCGTCTCCAGCAGACGGTCGTCCCCGAGCTGAACGCGATCGAGGGCGTCCGCGAGGTCGCCGTCACCGGCACCCGTGACCAGCAGGTCGTGATCGTGCCCGACCGCGCCAAGCTGGGCGCCGCCGGTGTCGACCCCCGGTCGATCGCCACGCTCCTGCAGAACAACGGCATTTCCATCCCGGCCGGTGCGGTCACCGACGGGAGTCGTTCGCTCAGCGTCCAGGTCGGTACGCCGATCGCGACCGTCGACCAGCTCAAGGGGCTCTACCTCAACGGCAGCAAGGGCCCGGTGCGGCTCGACTCGGTCGCCTCGGTCACGCAGCAGCTCGCCGCGGCGACGTCGTTCACGCGTACCGATGGGGTCGAGAGCCTGGGCATCGCGGTCACCGCGTCGCCGGACGGCAACCCGGTCAACATCTCCCACGAGGTGCGCGACAAGCTCGCCGAGCTGGAGTCCGCTTCCGGTTCGACGCTCACCGTCATCACCGACCAGGCGCCGTTCGTCGAGCGTTCGATCGAGAGCCTGACGACCGAGGGTCTGCTCGGCCTGATCATGGCCGTGATCGTGATCCTGGTCTTCCTGCTGTCGGTCCGCTCGACCCTGGTCACCGCGGTGTCGATCCCGCTCTCCGTGGTCATCGCGCTGATCGCCCTCAAGCTCGGCGACTACTCGCTCAACCTGCTGACGCTCGGCGCACTGACGATCGCGGTCGGGCGGGTGGTCGATGACTCGATTGTCGTGCTCGAAAACATCAAACGGCATCTCGGGTACGGCGAAGCCAAGACCCACGCGATCACCGCCGGCGTCAAGGAGGTCGCCGGTGCGGTGACCGCCTCGACGCTGACGACCGTCGCCGTCTTCGCACCGATCGCCCTCGTCGGCGGTTTTGTCGGCCAGCTGTTCGCGCCGTTCGCCATCACGGTCACGGTCGCACTGATCGCGTCGCTGTTCGTGTCGCTGACCGTGGTGCCGGTGCTCGCGTACTGGTTCCTGAGCCCGGCCGCCGGTGGTTCCGAGTCCGAGGAGGTCCGCAAGGCCGCCGAGGAGAAGGAGCTCCGCAGCCCGCTGCAGCGTGCGTACCTGCCGATCATCCGCTGGGTCACCCGCAGCAAGGGCACCCGCTGGAGCACGGTCGCGATCGGCGTCGTGGTGCTGATCGGCACGCTCGGGCTGGCCAGCCGGCTCGAGACGAACTTCCTCGACGAGTCCGGCCAGGACACCATCACCGTCAGCCAGGACCTGCCCGTCGGCACCGACCTGGCCGCGACCAACGAGGCGGCCAAGAAGGTCGAGGCGATCCTCGCGACCCGCGGTGACGTCAAGAACTACCAGGTCACGGTGGGCAACGGGGACTTCAACCCGTTTGTCGGCTCGGGCGGTGCCAGCGGCGCCAGCTTCAACGTGGCGCTGAAGGACGACGTCGACGCGGCCGAGGTCTCCGACGAGCTGCGCGAGCAGTTCAAGGGCATGACCGACGTCGGTGAGGTCACCATCGGCAGCGACAGCGGCACCGGCTTCGACGGCAGCGCACTCGCCGTGGTCGTGCAGGCCGCCGACCAGACGGCGCTGGAGTCCGCGACCAAGCAGGTCCAGGACGCCATGGCCGGCACCAAGGACGTCACCGACGTGAGCAGCTCGCTCGCGGCGAGCGTTCCCCGCCTGGACGTCAAGGTGGACCGGGCCGCCGCCGCGGCCCGCGGCCTCACCGAGAGCGCGATCGGCCAGTCCGTCGCCGGGGCGTTCCGCGCGGCACCGGCCGGTCAGATCAGCATCGACGGCGTCAGCCAGAGTGTCGTCGTCACTCTGGGCGCACCGCCCAAGGACGCCGCTGCCCTGCGCAACCTTCCCCTGACGGCTCCGAACGGTCAGGTCGTCACGCTCGACTCGGTCGCCGACGTCAGTGAGGTCGACGGCCCCGAAGAGGTCACCCGGATCGACGGCAACCGCAGCGTCACGGTCAACGGCACCGCCACCGGCTCGAATCTGAGCAAGACGACCGCCGACCTGACGGCACGGCTCGACGACCTGCAGTTGCCGCCCGGCGCGTCGTACGAGATCGGCGGGGTGAGCCAGGATCAGGCGGACGCGTTCGCGGACCTCGGTCTGGCCGTGCTCGCGGCCATCGCGATCGTCTTCGTGATCATGGTGGCCACGTTCCGCAGCCTGCTCCAGCCGCTGCTGCTGCTCGTCTCCATCCCGTTCGCGGCCACCGGTGCGATCGCGCTGCTGCTCGCGACCGGAACCCCGCTCGGCGTACCGGCGTTGATCGGCGTACTGATGCTCGTCGGCATCGTGGTCACCAACGCGATCGTCCTCATGGACCTGATCAACCATTACCGCCAGGCGGGACTGGGCGTTCAGGAGGCGGTCATCGAGGGTGGCCGGCACCGGCTGCGCCCGATTCTCATGACGGCGATCGCGACCATCTTCGCGCTGCTGCCGATGGCCCTGGGCCTCACCGGCGAGGGCGGCTTCATCTCTCAGCCACTGGCCATTGTGGTCATCGGCGGTCTGGTGAGCTCGACGCTGCTGACGCTGGTCCTGGTGCCGACGCTCTACACGATGGCGGAGAACACCAAGCTCAAGGCCCGCACCCGCCGCGAACGCAAGCGGGCCCTGAAGGCGGTCGAATCCAGCGGAGCCGGTGGGGACGCGCCCAAGCACGCGGCCGACGAGCCGGAAGTGGTCGTCCCGGCCGACGACCCGACTCCGGCGTCCAGCGGCGGCGCGCACGAGGCGCCCGAGGGTGAGCCGGCCGGAAGCCCGGCCCGGTCCTCGGCCGATCCGCAGAGCGGTGCGCTGCGCGGATACACGGACCAGTTCGAGGTTCTGAAGATGCCGCGGCGCCCGGCAAACCCGCCGACCGCCTGA
- a CDS encoding MarR family winged helix-turn-helix transcriptional regulator, with protein MTDNERLIADIMGAQERLQHLFAHDRSDPLFSSQLTMPQLKILLVLYRLGDTSGRELAGLLGVSLATMSGMVDRLVANNLVTRAEDPHDRRVRRITLSGNGQDMIGKIITAGAEKQARLLGRLTDEELRTVHDGLQAMVRVAAEDAEATSCEASANKAQA; from the coding sequence GTGACCGACAACGAACGACTCATCGCGGACATTATGGGCGCGCAGGAACGTCTCCAGCACCTGTTTGCCCATGACCGGTCGGATCCGCTGTTCTCGTCACAGCTGACGATGCCCCAGCTCAAGATCCTGCTGGTGCTCTACCGTCTGGGTGACACGTCGGGGCGTGAGCTCGCCGGCCTGCTGGGTGTCAGCCTGGCCACGATGAGCGGCATGGTCGACCGGCTGGTCGCCAACAACCTGGTGACCCGGGCCGAGGATCCCCACGACCGCCGCGTCCGCCGGATCACCCTGAGTGGCAACGGCCAGGACATGATCGGCAAGATCATCACAGCGGGCGCCGAGAAGCAGGCCCGCCTACTGGGCCGCCTCACCGACGAAGAACTACGCACGGTCCACGACGGCCTGCAGGCCATGGTCCGCGTGGCAGCCGAGGACGCCGAAGCAACAAGCTGCGAGGCCTCCGCGAACAAAGCCCAGGCCTGA
- the thrC gene encoding threonine synthase: MWRGLIEAYRDRLPVTEATPVVTLHEGNTPLVPAPVLSQRTGADVYLKVEGANPTGSFKDRGMTMAVSKAVEEGSKAIICASTGNTSASAAAYAARAGITCAVLVPQGKIALGKLAQALVHGAKLLQVNGNFDDCLALASKLSQDFPVSLVNSVNIFRLHGQKTAAFEIVEALGTAPDIHCLPVGNAGNISAYWMGYQEDHEAGNSKILPKMYGFQASGAAPIVNGQVVPEPSTIATAIRIGNPASWTKALDARDNSGGLISAVTDREILSAYRLLAREVGVFVELGSAASVAGLLQQAEAGMIPAGSTVVCTVTGHGLKDPEWAISTAPSPTTIQNDVLAAARALDMA, from the coding sequence ATGTGGCGGGGTTTGATCGAGGCATACCGGGACCGGCTGCCGGTCACCGAAGCCACCCCGGTGGTCACACTGCACGAGGGCAACACGCCCCTCGTGCCCGCTCCCGTGCTGTCGCAGCGGACGGGCGCCGACGTCTACCTGAAGGTCGAGGGCGCCAACCCCACCGGCTCCTTCAAGGACCGCGGCATGACGATGGCCGTGTCCAAGGCCGTCGAAGAGGGCTCGAAGGCGATCATCTGCGCGTCCACCGGTAACACGAGTGCCTCGGCTGCGGCGTACGCCGCCCGGGCCGGGATCACCTGCGCGGTGCTGGTCCCGCAAGGCAAGATCGCGCTGGGCAAGCTGGCGCAAGCGCTGGTCCACGGCGCAAAGTTGCTGCAGGTCAACGGCAACTTCGACGACTGTCTGGCGCTCGCCTCGAAACTGTCCCAGGACTTCCCGGTGTCCCTGGTCAACTCGGTCAACATCTTCCGCCTCCACGGCCAGAAAACCGCCGCGTTCGAGATCGTCGAGGCGCTGGGCACGGCACCCGACATCCACTGCCTCCCCGTCGGGAACGCCGGCAACATCTCCGCGTACTGGATGGGCTACCAGGAGGACCACGAAGCGGGCAACAGCAAGATCCTGCCCAAGATGTACGGCTTCCAGGCGTCCGGCGCCGCCCCGATCGTCAACGGCCAGGTGGTCCCGGAACCGTCGACCATCGCCACCGCGATCCGCATCGGCAACCCGGCCAGCTGGACCAAAGCGCTCGACGCCCGCGACAACTCCGGCGGCCTGATCTCCGCGGTGACCGACCGGGAGATCCTCTCCGCGTACAGGTTGCTGGCCCGTGAGGTCGGTGTTTTTGTCGAGCTCGGCAGCGCGGCGAGTGTCGCGGGTCTGCTCCAGCAGGCCGAGGCGGGAATGATCCCGGCGGGCAGCACGGTCGTCTGCACGGTGACCGGCCACGGCCTCAAGGACCCGGAGTGGGCGATCAGCACCGCGCCGTCGCCCACCACGATCCAGAACGACGTGCTGGCCGCGGCCCGCGCCCTCGACATGGCCTGA
- a CDS encoding homoserine dehydrogenase codes for MSSEKPAVRLALLGCGTVGSEVVRLLHEQAADLTARIGAPLELVGIAVRRPGRQRGTIDPALFTTDALGLVKRDDVDVVIEVVGGIEPSRTWLTEALRAGKSVVTANKALLAEDGATLHDAAAEGGADLYYEAAVAGAIPLLRPLRESLHGDRVTRVTGIVNGTTNFILSSMDATGAGFGEALDEATELGYAEADPTADVEGFDAAAKAAILASLAFHTRVTAADVFREGMTGVTAADMASAKEMGCTIKLLCIAQRGPDSTGNESVSVRVHPAMIPRSHPLAGVGDAFNAVFVEAEAAGQLMFYGRGAGGTPTASAVLGDIVAAARNRISGTRAPSESSYAHLPIRPIGESVTRYHISLDVADRQGVLATVAGVFAKHEVSIATVRQSGREEDATLVIVTHGAPDANLAATVEDLRSLDIVRSIASVLRVEGGV; via the coding sequence ATGAGTTCTGAAAAGCCCGCGGTTCGGCTGGCTCTGCTCGGTTGCGGCACTGTCGGCAGTGAGGTCGTGCGGCTGCTGCACGAGCAGGCCGCTGACCTGACCGCCCGGATCGGCGCCCCTCTGGAGCTCGTCGGCATCGCCGTGCGCCGGCCCGGTCGCCAGCGGGGCACGATCGACCCCGCGCTCTTCACCACCGACGCGCTCGGCCTGGTCAAGCGGGACGACGTCGACGTGGTCATCGAGGTCGTCGGTGGCATCGAGCCGTCGCGCACCTGGCTGACCGAGGCGCTGCGGGCCGGCAAGAGTGTCGTCACGGCCAACAAGGCCCTGCTCGCCGAGGACGGCGCAACGCTGCACGACGCGGCCGCCGAGGGCGGTGCCGACCTCTACTACGAGGCCGCGGTCGCCGGGGCGATCCCGCTGCTCCGGCCGCTGCGCGAGTCGCTGCACGGTGACCGCGTCACCCGGGTCACCGGCATCGTGAACGGTACGACCAACTTCATCCTGTCGTCGATGGACGCGACCGGCGCCGGCTTCGGTGAGGCGCTCGACGAGGCCACCGAGCTCGGCTATGCGGAGGCCGACCCGACCGCCGACGTCGAGGGTTTCGACGCCGCCGCCAAGGCCGCCATCCTCGCCTCGCTGGCGTTCCACACCCGGGTCACCGCCGCGGACGTGTTCCGCGAGGGCATGACCGGTGTGACGGCGGCGGACATGGCCAGCGCCAAGGAGATGGGCTGCACGATCAAGCTCCTCTGCATCGCGCAGCGCGGCCCGGACTCGACCGGCAACGAGTCGGTCAGCGTCCGCGTCCACCCGGCGATGATCCCGCGCAGCCACCCGCTCGCCGGTGTCGGTGACGCGTTCAACGCGGTCTTCGTCGAGGCCGAGGCCGCGGGGCAGCTCATGTTCTACGGCCGGGGAGCCGGGGGTACGCCCACAGCGAGCGCAGTGCTCGGCGACATCGTGGCGGCCGCCCGCAACCGCATCTCGGGCACCCGCGCGCCCAGCGAGAGCTCGTACGCGCACCTGCCGATCCGGCCCATCGGTGAGTCGGTCACGCGCTATCACATCAGTCTCGACGTGGCGGATCGTCAGGGTGTGCTCGCCACCGTCGCCGGTGTCTTCGCCAAACACGAGGTGTCCATCGCAACCGTCCGGCAGTCCGGGCGGGAGGAGGACGCGACCCTCGTGATCGTGACCCACGGTGCGCCGGACGCCAACCTGGCGGCCACCGTGGAGGATTTGCGTTCGCTGGACATCGTGCGGTCGATCGCCAGCGTGTTGCGGGTCGAGGGCGGGGTGTAA
- the lysA gene encoding diaminopimelate decarboxylase, protein MRAHEAGALHGDHGNRGPAWLRTPEDVNGLVPQLWPRTVTRADAGALEIGGVSVLDLAAEYGTPAYFLDEEDLRSRCRDFASAFAGADVYYAGKSFLCKAVVKVVNEEGLFLDVCTGGELAVALAAGFPAERMGFHGNNKSLSELTRALDAGVGRIILDSFQEIDRLTALATERGVRPKVLIRVTVGVEAHTHEFIATAHEDQKFGFSLAGGAAFEAAIRVLDEGVLDLHGLHSHIGSQIFDTSGFEVATRRVVELQAQIRDARGVELAELDLGGGFGIAYTTQDDPSPAADLAKRINKIIASECDASSLKIPKLSIEPGRAIVGPSVFTLYEVGTVKDVDGIRTYVSVDGGMSDNIRTALYDASYSATLAGRKSEAPPLLARVVGKHCESGDIVVKDEFLPADVQPGDLLAVPGTGAYCRSMASNYNHVPRPPVVAVRDGASRVIVRRETEDDLLALDVG, encoded by the coding sequence ATGCGGGCACACGAGGCCGGGGCGCTGCACGGCGACCACGGCAACAGGGGGCCGGCCTGGCTGCGTACCCCCGAGGACGTCAACGGTCTGGTGCCGCAGCTGTGGCCGCGGACCGTGACCCGCGCGGACGCCGGGGCTCTGGAGATCGGGGGCGTGAGCGTCCTCGATCTGGCGGCAGAGTACGGCACCCCGGCCTACTTCCTCGACGAGGAGGATCTGCGGTCGCGCTGCCGCGACTTCGCCTCGGCCTTCGCCGGTGCGGACGTCTATTACGCGGGCAAGTCGTTCCTCTGCAAGGCCGTGGTGAAGGTCGTGAACGAGGAAGGACTCTTCCTCGACGTCTGCACCGGTGGCGAGCTGGCCGTCGCGCTGGCGGCGGGTTTCCCGGCCGAGCGGATGGGTTTCCACGGCAACAACAAGTCGCTGTCCGAGCTGACCCGGGCGCTGGACGCGGGTGTCGGCCGGATCATCCTGGACTCGTTCCAGGAGATCGACCGGCTGACCGCGCTGGCCACCGAGCGTGGGGTCCGGCCCAAGGTCCTGATCCGGGTCACCGTCGGTGTCGAGGCGCACACGCACGAGTTCATCGCGACGGCCCACGAGGACCAGAAGTTCGGCTTCTCGCTGGCCGGCGGGGCCGCGTTCGAGGCGGCGATCCGGGTGCTCGACGAGGGTGTGCTCGACCTGCACGGCCTGCACTCGCACATCGGCTCGCAGATCTTCGACACGTCCGGTTTTGAGGTTGCGACCCGGCGCGTGGTCGAGCTGCAGGCGCAGATCCGCGACGCCCGCGGGGTCGAGCTCGCCGAGCTGGACCTCGGTGGCGGCTTCGGCATCGCCTACACGACGCAGGACGACCCGTCGCCGGCCGCGGACCTGGCCAAGCGGATCAACAAGATCATCGCCAGCGAGTGCGACGCCTCGTCCCTGAAGATCCCCAAGCTCTCCATCGAGCCCGGCCGGGCCATCGTCGGTCCCTCTGTCTTCACTCTGTACGAGGTGGGCACGGTCAAGGACGTGGACGGCATCCGCACGTACGTGAGTGTCGACGGCGGCATGAGCGACAACATCCGTACCGCGCTCTACGACGCTTCGTACTCGGCGACATTGGCCGGTCGTAAGTCCGAGGCGCCCCCGCTGCTCGCCCGCGTCGTGGGAAAGCATTGTGAATCCGGGGACATTGTCGTGAAGGATGAATTCCTGCCCGCCGACGTGCAGCCCGGAGATCTTCTCGCCGTGCCCGGTACGGGTGCGTACTGCCGGAGCATGGCCAGCAATTACAACCACGTGCCCCGGCCGCCGGTGGTTGCCGTGCGTGACGGCGCGTCTCGCGTGATCGTCCGCCGGGAGACCGAAGATGATCTGCTCGCATTGGATGTGGGATGA